A DNA window from Mastomys coucha isolate ucsf_1 unplaced genomic scaffold, UCSF_Mcou_1 pScaffold21, whole genome shotgun sequence contains the following coding sequences:
- the Prlhr gene encoding prolactin-releasing peptide receptor: MTSLPTGTTGDPDLFPGLLPAGSTPANQSAEASEGNVSATVPRAAAVTPFQSLQLVHQLKGLIVMLYSIVVVVGLVGNCLLVLVIARVRRLHNVTNFLIGNLALSDVLMCAACVPLTLAYAFEPRGWVFGGGLCHLVFFLQPVTVYVSVFTLTTIALDRYVVLVHPLRRRISLRLSAYAVLGIWALSAVLALPAAVHTYHVELKPHDVRLCEEFWGSQERQRQIYAWGLLLGTYLLPLLAILLSYVRVSVKLRNRVVPGSVTQSQADWDRARRRRTFCLLVVVVVVFAVCWLPLHIFNLLRDLDPRAIDPYAFGLVQLLCHWLAMSSACYNPFIYAWLHDSFREELRKMLLSWPRKIVPHGQNMTVSVVI; encoded by the coding sequence ATGACCTCACTGCCCACTGGAACCACTGGGGACCCCGATTTGTTTCCTGGGCTGTTGCCAGCCGGCTCCACTCCAGCCAACCAAAGCGCAGAGGCCTCGGAGGGCAACGTGTCTGCGACGGTTCCCCGAGCTGCAGCAGTCACGCCGTTCCAGAGCCTGCAGCTGGTGCACCAGCTGAAGGGGCTGATCGTGATGCTCTACAGCATCGTGGTGGTCGTGGGTCTGGTGGGCAATTGCCTGCTCGTGCTAGTGATCGCGCGCGTGCGCCGGCTGCACAACGTGACCAACTTTCTCATCGGCAACCTGGCCTTGTCCGACGTGCTCATGTGTGCCGCCTGTGTACCTCTCACACTGGCCTATGCCTTTGAACCTCGCGGCTGGGTGTTCGGTGGAGGCCTGTGCCACCTGGTTTTCTTCCTGCAGCCGGTCACTGTCTACGTATCGGTGTTCACCCTCACCACAATCGCCTTGGACCGCTATGTGGTTCTGGTGCACCCGCTACGTCGGCGTATTTCACTGAGGCTCAGCGCCTACGCGGTGCTGGGCATCTGGGCTCTATCTGCAGTGCTGGCGCTGCCGGCTGCGGTGCACACCTACCACGTGGAGCTCAAGCCCCACGACGTGCGCCTCTGCGAGGAGTTCTGGGGCTCGCAGGAGCGCCAGCGCCAGATCTACGCCTGGGGGCTGCTGCTGGGCACCTATTTGCTCCCCCTGCTGGCCATCCTCCTGTCTTACGTACGAGTGTCAGTGAAGCTGCGGAACCGCGTGGTGCCTGGCAGCGTGACCCAGAGCCAAGCTGACTGGGACCGAGCGCGTCGCCGCCGCACTTTCTgcctgctggtggtggtggtagtagtgttCGCGGTCTGCTGGCTGCCGCTGCACATTTTCAACCTGCTGCGAGACCTGGACCCGCGCGCCATCGACCCCTATGCCTTCGGGCTGGTGCAGCTCCTCTGCCACTGGCTTGCTATGAGCTCTGCCTGCTACAACCCCTTCATCTACGCGTGGCTGCACGACAGCTTCCGAGAGGAGCTGCGTAAGATGCTGCTGTCCTGGCCCCGCAAGATCGTGCCTCATGGCCAGAACATGACCGTCAGCGTGGTCATCTGA